A genomic segment from Polyangium mundeleinium encodes:
- a CDS encoding LysM peptidoglycan-binding domain-containing protein, which yields MNYVVRAGDTLSKIASRNGLSVREIVSANPQLTNPNVLSVGQRLVLPTAADAGSSGGGGGGDGSANAASDTRPTTTETSGANRSNTPLTSPNSDWILPGEGLALKLVPTDFANAARELGCETAAVRAVAEVESGGRSGFDAQKRPKILFEVHKFRKHTARRYDQSHPHLSAPYESARRRESYRKDQWQVLREAFALDPEAAVKSCSWGMFQVMGENHAMCGWRNVRTFVEDMFVSEAQHMRAFLGFCRDKRLTRHLLTKNWAAFALGYNGEDYASNQYDTKMAEAYRRYSRS from the coding sequence ATGAACTACGTGGTCCGGGCAGGCGACACGCTGAGCAAGATCGCTTCGCGCAATGGTCTGAGTGTCCGCGAGATCGTCTCGGCCAACCCGCAGCTCACGAATCCGAACGTCCTGTCCGTCGGGCAGCGCCTCGTCCTGCCCACGGCAGCCGACGCCGGGAGCAGCGGCGGCGGCGGCGGCGGCGATGGCAGCGCGAACGCCGCGTCCGACACGCGCCCCACCACCACCGAGACGAGCGGCGCGAATCGTTCGAACACCCCGCTCACCTCGCCGAACAGCGATTGGATCCTCCCCGGCGAGGGCCTCGCGCTGAAGCTCGTCCCCACCGATTTCGCGAACGCCGCGCGGGAGCTCGGCTGCGAGACGGCGGCCGTGCGCGCGGTCGCCGAGGTCGAGTCCGGCGGGCGGAGCGGCTTCGACGCGCAGAAGCGACCCAAGATCCTCTTCGAGGTCCACAAGTTCCGCAAGCACACGGCCCGGCGCTACGACCAGAGCCACCCGCACCTCTCCGCCCCCTACGAGAGCGCGCGCCGCAGGGAGAGTTATCGCAAGGACCAGTGGCAGGTCCTCCGCGAGGCGTTCGCGCTCGACCCCGAGGCCGCGGTGAAGAGCTGCTCGTGGGGCATGTTCCAGGTCATGGGCGAGAACCACGCGATGTGCGGGTGGCGCAACGTCCGCACGTTCGTGGAGGATATGTTCGTTTCGGAGGCGCAACATATGCGCGCCTTCCTCGGGTTTTGCCGCGACAAGCGGCTCACCCGCCACCTCTTGACGAAGAACTGGGCCGCCTTCGCCCTCGGTTACAATGGCGAGGACTACGCCTCGAACCAGTACGATACCAAGATGGCCGAGGCATACCGTCGGTACAGCCGAAGCTGA
- a CDS encoding DUF2169 family type VI secretion system accessory protein, with protein sequence MDVDSTCPLRVAARVWTSAHGASLLTIACKATYVLLPGTSQLAPEQEALNEDDNYWDDDPARSLYAPSELAPYKPCADIVLVGYAFAPGRVPTASFHVRMIVGDVDKSIEVASDRVWAADGTLQDGSRVVRMPLRYERASGGPGTWNPVGVRCAGPPDAYGRLPLPNLLPPGKTPMRRGDFVEPIGFGPIAPTWPSRMEKLGPYAGVWDSRRWHERPLPEGFDASFFNVAPRDQNVSELRDNERIVLENLHPEHERLSTSLPGLRPRAVAERAPGRREEIALTADSMWIDTGRGLCTLVWRGRLNLAHAREPGRITVSLDETRSPAVSASVPSAASAPPVSEKPRRALTMTIEATETTVVRPLEASRQVMPFMMQQPVVEAPPAGAPVRPGSALAGLPFASLSAAPPPVQAAPPMQAPPPMQAPPPSAPPSVQAPPPMQAPPPVQAAPPMQAPPPMQGPPPSAPPAFWPVSPAEQPAAKVSIGQRVVAESVPSSSPSSEVAPEPAAPPAYRAPRVAPNDPYIDLLWFDKTAPKRVRAQASFAEELRDPSESGAWLTLDDTQQPKQEIKDRRDVVRVLRRVAPVDGDGVGRAMAEAIDDEGALTPPLVVVSGEVQLFFNEVQTLKATIAVTSPLAGADKRLRETLDAANELVQSDWKCTALAADGMTSRLREAFVQANRSLPSNFLDQNIERVLLEQRSYQKRVILGEKRIRAALTPEGSSTPIPCYLSEELEAKLPLFQRFRAVVIAEARGQQDQYETSPLALVALALGRVLGMPGRR encoded by the coding sequence ATGGACGTCGACTCAACTTGCCCGCTCCGCGTCGCCGCGCGGGTCTGGACCTCGGCGCACGGCGCCTCGCTGCTCACGATCGCGTGCAAAGCCACCTACGTCCTGCTCCCAGGGACGTCGCAGCTCGCCCCCGAGCAGGAAGCGCTGAACGAGGACGACAACTACTGGGACGACGATCCCGCGCGTAGCCTCTACGCGCCGAGCGAACTCGCTCCCTACAAACCCTGCGCGGACATCGTGCTCGTCGGCTACGCCTTCGCGCCCGGCCGTGTCCCCACGGCGTCCTTCCACGTGCGCATGATCGTGGGCGACGTCGACAAGTCGATCGAGGTCGCGAGTGATCGCGTGTGGGCGGCGGACGGGACGCTCCAGGACGGCAGCCGCGTGGTGCGCATGCCGCTCCGCTACGAGCGCGCGAGCGGCGGTCCAGGGACGTGGAACCCCGTCGGCGTGCGCTGCGCCGGTCCGCCCGACGCCTACGGAAGGCTGCCCCTGCCGAACCTCTTGCCGCCCGGAAAGACCCCGATGCGCCGCGGCGATTTCGTCGAGCCCATCGGCTTTGGTCCGATTGCGCCGACGTGGCCCTCGCGTATGGAGAAGCTCGGCCCTTATGCAGGCGTATGGGATTCTCGGCGCTGGCACGAGCGACCCTTGCCCGAGGGATTCGACGCGTCGTTCTTCAACGTGGCGCCGCGTGATCAGAACGTGAGCGAGCTGCGGGACAACGAGCGGATCGTGCTTGAAAACCTGCACCCCGAGCACGAGCGCCTCTCGACCAGCCTGCCGGGGCTCCGGCCCCGCGCCGTGGCGGAGCGCGCCCCCGGCCGGCGCGAGGAGATCGCTCTCACGGCCGATTCGATGTGGATCGACACCGGGCGTGGCCTCTGCACCTTGGTGTGGCGAGGCCGGCTGAACCTCGCGCACGCCCGCGAGCCCGGTCGGATCACGGTGAGCCTCGACGAGACGCGCAGCCCCGCGGTAAGCGCGTCCGTCCCGTCCGCCGCATCCGCGCCGCCCGTGAGCGAGAAGCCGAGGCGGGCCCTCACCATGACCATCGAAGCCACGGAGACGACGGTCGTTCGTCCCTTGGAGGCGTCGAGGCAGGTGATGCCGTTCATGATGCAGCAGCCGGTGGTCGAGGCCCCCCCGGCCGGCGCGCCTGTTCGTCCGGGCAGCGCCCTCGCGGGTCTGCCCTTCGCGTCCTTGTCGGCCGCGCCCCCGCCCGTCCAGGCGGCCCCGCCGATGCAGGCGCCTCCGCCGATGCAGGCGCCTCCGCCGAGCGCGCCTCCGTCCGTTCAAGCGCCTCCGCCCATGCAGGCGCCTCCGCCCGTCCAGGCGGCCCCGCCCATGCAGGCGCCTCCGCCCATGCAGGGCCCTCCGCCGAGCGCGCCCCCGGCGTTCTGGCCCGTGTCCCCGGCGGAGCAACCGGCCGCGAAGGTCTCGATCGGGCAGCGGGTCGTCGCCGAGAGCGTGCCGTCGTCGTCGCCGTCGTCCGAGGTCGCCCCCGAGCCGGCCGCGCCGCCCGCGTACCGCGCGCCGCGCGTCGCGCCGAACGACCCGTACATCGATCTGCTCTGGTTCGACAAAACCGCGCCGAAGCGGGTGCGCGCGCAGGCGAGCTTCGCGGAGGAGCTGCGCGACCCGAGCGAGAGCGGCGCGTGGCTCACGCTCGACGACACGCAGCAGCCGAAGCAGGAGATCAAGGATCGTCGCGACGTCGTGCGTGTCCTCCGGCGCGTCGCGCCGGTCGATGGGGACGGCGTCGGCCGCGCGATGGCGGAGGCGATCGACGACGAGGGCGCGCTCACGCCGCCACTCGTGGTGGTGTCGGGCGAGGTGCAGCTCTTCTTCAATGAGGTGCAGACGCTGAAGGCGACGATCGCGGTGACGTCGCCGCTCGCGGGCGCGGACAAACGGCTGCGCGAGACGCTCGACGCCGCGAACGAGCTCGTGCAATCGGACTGGAAGTGCACCGCGCTCGCGGCCGACGGCATGACGAGCCGGCTGCGCGAGGCGTTCGTGCAGGCCAATCGATCGTTGCCGAGCAACTTCCTCGACCAGAACATCGAGCGCGTGCTGCTCGAACAGCGCAGCTATCAAAAGCGCGTGATCCTGGGGGAGAAGCGGATCCGCGCGGCCCTCACGCCCGAGGGCTCGTCCACGCCGATTCCTTGTTATCTCTCGGAGGAGCTCGAAGCGAAGCTGCCGCTCTTTCAGCGCTTCCGCGCCGTGGTCATCGCCGAGGCGCGCGGGCAGCAGGACCAGTACGAGACGAGCCCGCTCGCGCTCGTGGCCCTGGCCCTGGGTCGTGTGCTCGGCATGCCGGGCCGGCGCTGA
- a CDS encoding DUF6968 family protein codes for MTTAKPGKTMSKTKRTRWIAERRLERRDAVGGIVVVRIGCPEWPPGAEEWRCPFIILGLGDDSIQFSHSIDSMGAIQNALIGIRCKLVQSGIPLRWEGFPEDSENHTGFRMVMPSGFGLAFEQRMEKMIETEIEEIVRPKRERQERREARRKTRAKPRTE; via the coding sequence GTGACGACGGCCAAGCCTGGAAAGACTATGTCGAAAACCAAACGAACGCGCTGGATTGCCGAGCGCCGCCTCGAGCGACGCGACGCCGTCGGGGGCATCGTCGTGGTCCGCATCGGTTGTCCTGAATGGCCCCCTGGCGCCGAGGAGTGGAGATGCCCGTTCATCATCTTGGGACTCGGCGACGACTCGATTCAATTCAGTCACAGCATCGACTCAATGGGCGCGATACAAAATGCCCTCATCGGCATTCGCTGCAAGCTCGTGCAGAGCGGCATTCCACTTCGGTGGGAGGGCTTTCCTGAAGATTCTGAAAATCACACTGGTTTTCGGATGGTTATGCCATCGGGATTTGGCCTCGCGTTTGAACAACGTATGGAAAAAATGATTGAAACGGAGATCGAGGAGATCGTTCGGCCCAAGCGCGAGCGCCAAGAACGTCGAGAGGCGCGCCGCAAGACGAGGGCAAAGCCGCGAACGGAATGA